Sequence from the Bacteroidetes bacterium SB0662_bin_6 genome:
AGCCTGTGCAACTGCGCCAACCCAACCCCGAAGGGGATTTCAACCCGGCCGCATGGTATCTCGAATTGCGCAACATCTACCGGATACCCGGCCGGGGGTTGAACCCGAACGACTTCGAACTGCAAGTGGAATACCAGCCCCCGGGCAGTCCGGCGGCTACCGTCATACCCGAACTGAACGGCGCCAAACGGCAAACGCTTCTCCAACTCCTCGGACTCGACCGTCTCAATACAGACCTTGCGGAACGCCCCGATGACATTTTCGATTATCTCGTCAACTTCACGATCAACCCTTCGAAAGGCGAGTTGATCTTCCCCTGGCTCGAACCCTTCGGAAGTCATATAGAGGACGTTATTGACGGTCTGGACATCCCTGAAAGCCAAAAACAGGCCCGCAAAAACAAATTCGCGTACGCCGGCCTCTATACGCAAAAGAAAGAACTGGCTGCTCGCCAGTCACAATTCGACGTATATCGTATACGGGGATCTTACAGAGGCGCCGTACAGGATTTCTACGACTTGCGCGCCTTTTCAGGACTCATCGAAGGGTCCGTTAACGTCACATCGGGCGGAAGCAGGCTGACGGAGGGCACCGATTTCATAGTGGATTACCAGGGCGGCACGGTCACGATCATCAATGACGCCTACCTGATCGGGGGGCGCGCCATCGAAATCGATTACGAGCAGAACTCATACTTCAACATCCAGAAAAAGACGTTGCTCGGCGCCCGCCTCGATTATGTCGTCAGCGACGAACTCGCATTCGGGAGTACGATGTTCAGACTGAATCAGAAATCCCCTATCGATAAATACCGCGTCGGGGAGGAGCCGATTTCGAACACCATCTGGGGACTGGACGGCCAACTGAACATAGAGCCTCTGTGGTTGACGCGCGCCGTCGACGCCATTCCTTTGATCCAGACCCGGGCGCCCAGCCATATCCGGGTATCCGGAGAATTTGCGCAACTCCGCCCCGGAGCAAATCCTACCACAGCCTTCGAACGGTCACGGAGGAATCTCAGAAAACTGGGCCAGGACTTCGAGGGCGACGAGTTGAGGGGCATTTCCTATCTCGACGATTTCGAGGGCTTCGAAAATACCTATTCGTTGCGGCAGGCCGGCGGGTGGCACCTCGCTTCCGCCCCCGATTCGATCAGCGTATATCCTGCCGACTTTTCGGGCTTTACGGCGGATTCGTTGCGCACCAACTGGCGCGCGGTGCTTGGCTGGTACTCGCTGCACCAGAACACGCTGGAAGATCTGATCGGAAAAAACACAAAATGTGATTCGGTGGATCCGGCTATTTGCCCGGTCCGCATCAACGAAGTATTGCCGAACAAGGATGTCAGCAAGGAATCGCATCCATTTATCCAGCCGCTTGACGTCTACTTTACGCCCCACCAGCGCGGACCGTACAACTACACGCGAGATCTCAAGGGCTTTCTCGACGAACCCCGGAACACATGGGGCGGCATGGTGCAGCGATTGCCGGAAGGATATACCGATTTCTCGACCAAGAACATCGAGTTTATCGAATTCATCGTAAAGGTGTATCCCGAACGCGGAGGACGTGTTCACCGGGATGCGAAGTTATTCGTGGATCTCGGCTCCATTTCGGAAGACATCATTCCCAACGGCCTGCTCAACACGGAGGACGGCCTTACCCTCGCCAGCGTCAGCGTACGCGATCTGGACTCATGGAGCCGCACCGCCAGCGGTACGCAGAATATTACGATCGACGTGGACGGACAACGCACGGAAGATCTTGGCCTGGACGGATTGGCTTCCTACTCCCCCTCCGATTACGACGATCTGGTAACCGAACAAGCGCATTTCAGCAATTTCCTCGATGCGCTCGACGACGGGGTATCCGACCCCCGTTACCGCGCCGAGGCGGCAAAAGCCCGGCTCGACCCTTCGGGCGACGACTTTTTCTACTTCGGAGCAAACGAATACTTCGAAAACCCGGTGTATTATCCGGGCGGCGCCAGTGTGCAGGAGCGCTTCTCCCGTTACTTTCCAAGCACGGAAATAAACTCGTTCGAGGCCCAGAAAGAGTTGGCCCCCTCTCTATACGGCAACAGGGGCAATTCGCGCCTTCCCGACACCGAGGACCTCAACATCAATTCGGCGGCCGATACCGACAACAGCTATTTTCAGTACCAACTGCCTCTGGCGCCTGCAGCGCTCGACTCCCTTGCCAGACCGGAGCGCACGAACGATTATGTCGTCACGGAAATTGCGCCGGGCGGCGGATGGTATCAGATCCGCATTCCCGTCCGGGATTTCACGCGCCGGGTCGGCAATATACAGGACTTCAGCCTCATCGAATCGATCCGGGTATGGACCACCGGACACGATAACCCTGTCACACTCCGTTTCCCGACGTTCGAGCTGGTGGGCGCCCAATGGCAGAAATCCGAGGCGGTCATATCCGAACGAAGCCTTCCGGCCGACATCCTGCGGGACCAGACGCGCCTCTCCGTTTCGAGCATAAACAACGAGGAAAACAGCACCACGTACGCCACGCCCAACGGCACGATCATCAGCCAGATCCGCACCACTGCAGGGGAACTGCAAAACGCCCGCGAACAGGCCATGGCTTTGCGGGTCGAGAACCTGACGCCCGGCAAGCAGCAGGCTATTTTCAAGACGTACAATCAGGAAGTCGATTTGCTGAAATACTCGAACCTGCGCATGTTTCTGCACATGCACGGCGAACGGGGGGACGGCGCACCCATCGAAGAGCGGGATAACGTTCGCTTCTTCCTGCGCCTTGGCGCCAACGAAACGAACGACTACTACGAGTACGAGATGCCGCTGTCCCCCAGTTCGATCGCCTCAAGAGACGCCGACGAACTCTGGCAGACCAGCCGCATGGTAGGAGGCGAACTCATCGATCTGAATTCGGTGAATATCAAACTGGGGGCCCTGAACCAGCTCAAGGTATCGCGCGACGACCGGGCCTTCGCCACAGACAGCGTCTACTGGTCGGATATTCACGATGTGCCCCTGAGTCCCGGCATCGCTGAATTCGCCCCGCCGGGTACCCGCCTCGGCGTCAAGGGAAGACCCTCCCTCGGCGGCATCAACACGATCGTACTTGGTATTCGCAACACGGCGGACTCGACCATTGCCGGCGTTCGGAACTCTCGGCCCGAAGATATTCTCGGGGATGTGACGGTCTGGGTAAACGAATTGCGGGTATCCGGCTACGATGAAACGAACGGCTGGGCCGCTATCGGAAACGCAGATATCAAACTGGCCGATTTCGCCACGCTCAGAGCCAGCTGGAAACACCAGACTGACGGCTTCGGTGGCCTGGAAAGCACGTTGGGTGATCGCGAGCAGGATAAAATATCCAACTGGAGCGTTACGACCGATGTCAACCTCGACAAATTCATCCCGGAAAAATACGGCTGGACGCTTCCCGCCTCGGTCCAGGTATCCAATCAGACGACAACGCCTCGTTTTTCACCCAACCGGGGAGACATTCGCCTTGAGGAACTGCTTACACAGACCGATCGGAACGACGAACTGACCGAGGCGGAACGTGAGCAGAAAAAAGACGAAATCATCGAAGCGGCCCAAACCCGATCCGTCACACGCTCCTACAGTATACGCGTCGGAAAGTCGGGATCCGACTCGCGGGTGTTGCGCAATACGCTGGACGGCATTGCCTTCAGTTTTTCTTCCTCGGATGCGGCGGCAAGTAATCCATCCCAGCGAAAACGGGACAACCAGCGCTGGAACTCCTCTCTCACCTACCGGGTGAATGTTCGGCGGCCGCGTACGGTGCGCCCGTTCTGGTTCCTCGGCGATATCCCCGTGTTGCGCACCCTCGGCGGATTGAACTTCAATTATGCCCCCAGGGCCGTCACGGCCGGAGCCACAGCGGCACGGAACTTCAGCGTGTCGCAAGACCGCCGCCGCGAACTTCCCGATCCGATGGCGGAATTCTTGCCGGAGCTGGTCGAATTTCCGCTGCGCCAGTCGCACGCGCTTTCGCACCGGCGCAACGGCAACCTCCAATACGATCCGTTCCAGTTCCTCAACGTGTCGTATACGGCCAGTACAAGCCAGAGCCTGAATGCAGCAGGGGTGGATACCGTATTTACTGTAATCCGGGTGGACAGTCTGAGTAACGAGAGCTTTTTTGCGAACACGACAGAAGCAGAAGCGCTCGCTTCGGGACTGATCAATGAAAACGATACACGGTACGAAATCAGCGAATTGCGTCTGGTTCGAGCAGGCCAGGTGCTCAACCGCATCTTCTCGGGACACGAAGGGGTTCGAACCGATCAGCACAACGAACAATTCACGGCTACCTTCAATCCCAGAATGCCGGCTTCCCTGGACTGGTTTAATATCCAGAATATCACCTGGAGTTCACAATTCTCCTGG
This genomic interval carries:
- the sprA gene encoding cell surface protein SprA — protein: MDAPRAHAAGAIIMAVLLQGMAAHYGSAQVSPPPKDDTVSDTDAPTFGMIFFNRTATADPDTLTFEMIFGNAAERADTTDTTAYRRADFYLPSTQPDRRMASPVQRARRPFFPALGNYWRHEVELDSTRKEFIVREFVGESEVRYPLVIDFESYRERRLNAWLSDNWRIISEQKAQQRRQRTRGGIGFNIAIPGGRQSAFSTIFGANTVSLRVNGQASIQAGFDYRKSDQQVAVTGRSGQLSPEFNQDIRLGITGSIGDKLDIDVDWDTQNQFEFQNQLRLQYTGYEDEIIRNIEAGNVNLSTPSRLIRGGQSLFGIKSEFQLGGWHLTTVASQQEGQTNSLSIEGGAQTTEFDMKPTEYNDNTHYFLAYYFRNRWEDALQSPPQILVANGFESITDIEVWKLERTSAEEENVRQAVALVDLGEPQDVVRLANGYTAQTLPGTDVWRYPQAALDAEVRNGEAKPQDYLASLGLGDDDFQVGKFKKLRPGSDFDFDNVLGYISLRQRMQENEALAVAFRFRANGQTYQVGDFSSETGGASGGQNSDRLVLKLLKPVQLRQPNPEGDFNPAAWYLELRNIYRIPGRGLNPNDFELQVEYQPPGSPAATVIPELNGAKRQTLLQLLGLDRLNTDLAERPDDIFDYLVNFTINPSKGELIFPWLEPFGSHIEDVIDGLDIPESQKQARKNKFAYAGLYTQKKELAARQSQFDVYRIRGSYRGAVQDFYDLRAFSGLIEGSVNVTSGGSRLTEGTDFIVDYQGGTVTIINDAYLIGGRAIEIDYEQNSYFNIQKKTLLGARLDYVVSDELAFGSTMFRLNQKSPIDKYRVGEEPISNTIWGLDGQLNIEPLWLTRAVDAIPLIQTRAPSHIRVSGEFAQLRPGANPTTAFERSRRNLRKLGQDFEGDELRGISYLDDFEGFENTYSLRQAGGWHLASAPDSISVYPADFSGFTADSLRTNWRAVLGWYSLHQNTLEDLIGKNTKCDSVDPAICPVRINEVLPNKDVSKESHPFIQPLDVYFTPHQRGPYNYTRDLKGFLDEPRNTWGGMVQRLPEGYTDFSTKNIEFIEFIVKVYPERGGRVHRDAKLFVDLGSISEDIIPNGLLNTEDGLTLASVSVRDLDSWSRTASGTQNITIDVDGQRTEDLGLDGLASYSPSDYDDLVTEQAHFSNFLDALDDGVSDPRYRAEAAKARLDPSGDDFFYFGANEYFENPVYYPGGASVQERFSRYFPSTEINSFEAQKELAPSLYGNRGNSRLPDTEDLNINSAADTDNSYFQYQLPLAPAALDSLARPERTNDYVVTEIAPGGGWYQIRIPVRDFTRRVGNIQDFSLIESIRVWTTGHDNPVTLRFPTFELVGAQWQKSEAVISERSLPADILRDQTRLSVSSINNEENSTTYATPNGTIISQIRTTAGELQNAREQAMALRVENLTPGKQQAIFKTYNQEVDLLKYSNLRMFLHMHGERGDGAPIEERDNVRFFLRLGANETNDYYEYEMPLSPSSIASRDADELWQTSRMVGGELIDLNSVNIKLGALNQLKVSRDDRAFATDSVYWSDIHDVPLSPGIAEFAPPGTRLGVKGRPSLGGINTIVLGIRNTADSTIAGVRNSRPEDILGDVTVWVNELRVSGYDETNGWAAIGNADIKLADFATLRASWKHQTDGFGGLESTLGDREQDKISNWSVTTDVNLDKFIPEKYGWTLPASVQVSNQTTTPRFSPNRGDIRLEELLTQTDRNDELTEAEREQKKDEIIEAAQTRSVTRSYSIRVGKSGSDSRVLRNTLDGIAFSFSSSDAAASNPSQRKRDNQRWNSSLTYRVNVRRPRTVRPFWFLGDIPVLRTLGGLNFNYAPRAVTAGATAARNFSVSQDRRRELPDPMAEFLPELVEFPLRQSHALSHRRNGNLQYDPFQFLNVSYTASTSQSLNAAGVDTVFTVIRVDSLSNESFFANTTEAEALASGLINENDTRYEISELRLVRAGQVLNRIFSGHEGVRTDQHNEQFTATFNPRMPASLDWFNIQNITWSSQFSWRNGSVGRNTGASASNQSQVSGSNTIHLQDLFRKIPFYEVMEQAENQYRQEKEAERAQRRQERAAAREERRAIREAEREERRRLEQEEEERREREKAAAEAAEEEGTGEGEEDDAIQEEEEALLETEEMPLEGEEALPTPEVLPVEEEDTPPAGELELTGEAEEETPGDENIEVEAEEEDSGPNFFTTLLPNPASIARRTLLAITGIRELTITYRSNQGSNSSNVGRLLLDDNDNILGVDAPYSLVDAIFNNEGPPLGYRFGLERDLPLEQRIISDRIQVRDALTAQQQIQGRTTLNPTQSLQINLTWNANWTNSTNRTYRPDPITITETFTGSNRASVWVFGPGYLDMFARQLETYQQDDARAADSRRIGDENGDGRIVLTNESIVTDFQDAFLSGLGTVDSRGFLPFPMPGWQISWSGIGQWPIIRNLVTNASIRHGYSSDYATDYRRNVISSDSTRAFALSGQQIVFTIPEDEIGSLRVNERFQPLIGLDLSFKGNLQTSITWEKSTSYVLSTTNFEVSENNNSQITMTANYSRSGMKLPFLKRINNRISFSLTMSVANLSDRRFLLRRALTDYIDRRQEFRVDDALEGDNVSVISASKRYTVAPRISYQISNRVSTDFTLRYENFISEDSRTPSSTNINGGVNFRLSIAN